A region of Methanocorpusculum labreanum Z DNA encodes the following proteins:
- a CDS encoding DUF5806 family protein — MDEYEHLIEDTPLVQNDRFAEEDRSEEINKYQKFKKVDGATYRKVNVFLRKRTYITAREWAIARLCSDFKTPYGAEMTFIGEHLPELCPFMEETYSPQAVNQARNSFKRKVRKSGATFFYGAMCGFFTLDELDDILFESSEVARFLLEIEGTSLEIDDEIDIEDKISEIMRKLGESANVLLSSRRGESESDDEEDEDEDAL; from the coding sequence ATGGACGAATACGAACATCTCATTGAAGACACTCCTTTGGTGCAAAACGACCGCTTTGCCGAGGAAGACCGCAGCGAAGAGATAAACAAGTATCAGAAATTCAAAAAAGTTGACGGAGCCACCTATCGAAAAGTCAACGTCTTCCTCAGAAAAAGAACCTATATAACCGCCCGGGAATGGGCGATCGCACGCCTCTGTTCCGACTTCAAAACACCGTACGGCGCAGAGATGACGTTCATCGGAGAACACCTTCCCGAACTCTGTCCGTTTATGGAAGAAACATACAGCCCCCAGGCCGTCAATCAGGCACGCAACTCGTTCAAAAGAAAGGTCAGAAAATCAGGAGCGACCTTCTTCTACGGAGCGATGTGCGGGTTTTTCACACTCGATGAACTCGATGACATCCTCTTCGAATCAAGCGAAGTCGCCAGATTCCTGCTGGAGATCGAAGGAACATCCCTGGAAATCGATGATGAGATCGACATCGAAGACAAGATCAGCGAGATCATGCGTAAACTCGGCGAATCCGCAAACGTGCTTTTAAGCAGCAGACGCGGCGAATCCGAAAGCGATGACGAGGAAGATGAAGACGAAGACGCACTATAA
- a CDS encoding KaiC domain-containing protein yields the protein MDYEPQSKVMIPSGIPGLDDMIGGGFIKGSVFVLIGETGTGRTMFSLQYLYQGLLNGEKVMYISLFNPVEQLTGNFLSMYPEMRDRINKDIYIVQLPPEIFLTFSSRLGNNVAIMIQELGVSRVVVNPFSVLEETLVTSTGFRSTDLNMVYSSLRSTGATTILHVNSGQTNVFASKFGFSEVFADGVACMFREFPDNDHMRPYRMPFVLLKSRGLITKTAKLIKYDESGLFTLHSPIK from the coding sequence ATGGATTACGAACCGCAGTCAAAAGTAATGATTCCATCAGGCATCCCCGGACTGGATGACATGATCGGCGGAGGTTTCATCAAGGGATCGGTTTTCGTCCTGATCGGCGAGACCGGTACCGGCAGAACGATGTTCTCTCTGCAGTATTTATATCAGGGCCTTCTTAACGGCGAGAAAGTGATGTACATCAGTCTGTTCAATCCGGTGGAACAGCTGACGGGAAACTTCCTCTCGATGTATCCCGAGATGCGGGATCGGATCAACAAGGATATCTATATTGTACAGCTGCCTCCGGAAATTTTTCTGACCTTCTCCTCGCGTCTCGGTAACAATGTTGCGATCATGATTCAGGAGCTCGGAGTGAGCCGTGTTGTCGTGAATCCGTTCTCTGTTCTTGAGGAGACGCTGGTCACTTCGACAGGATTTCGATCAACCGATCTAAACATGGTGTATTCGTCTCTGCGTTCGACCGGGGCAACAACAATCCTGCATGTCAATTCAGGTCAGACGAATGTTTTCGCCAGCAAATTCGGTTTTTCCGAGGTATTTGCCGACGGGGTCGCATGTATGTTCAGAGAGTTCCCGGATAACGATCATATGAGACCATACCGCATGCCGTTTGTTCTTTTGAAATCCCGCGGTCTTATAACGAAAACGGCGAAACTTATCAAGTATGACGAGTCCGGGCTGTTTACACTGCACTCGCCGATAAAATAA
- the lonB gene encoding ATP-dependent protease LonB: MEHENNPGQKTEETVMGTVLDVNPAQVTEEIPARDTSPVKEVYASDGYDADLFGGVRFDTTADLVIPPSLIDQVIGQEHAVDVIRKAATQRRHVMMIGSPGTGKSMLAKAMSELLPKEEMQDILTYPNPEDNNNPIIRVVPAGRGKEIVAAHKEEARKRASSKNTMLLILVIGILGIALISGQLLMGIVAVAFIFMAFRSFMPKETAMVPKLIVSNKPDSTAPFVDGTGSHAGALLGDVRHDPFQSGGLETPAHDRVEAGAIHRAHKGVLFIDEMNTLELSSQQSLLTALQEGEFPITGQSERSSGAMVRTEPVPCRFLMIAAGNLDAVQHMHPALRSRIRGYGYEVYMSETMNDTPENRAKLVRFVAQEVKNDGKIPHYDPSAVSEILREAKRRSGRKGHLTVKLRDLGGLVRVAGDLAIQEGSPVTSVHHVVSAKQIARSVEDQISDEYIRRTRDYDLTIVSGNLVGRVNGLAVVGNDAGSVLPITAEVTPSQGAGMVIATGLLKEIAQESIKNVSALIKKFSGTDIRKVDIHVQFIGTYNGVEGDSASVTVATAVISALEDIPVRQDVAMTGSLSVRGDVLPIGGVTYKIEAAAKAGIRTIIIPQSNLADVLIEERYSDMVSIIPVTRIEEVLRYALVPEDKEAFEQKLLQIGKHMDIPKMPMPADNVAA; the protein is encoded by the coding sequence ATGGAACATGAGAATAATCCGGGACAAAAAACAGAAGAAACTGTTATGGGGACAGTTTTGGATGTAAACCCGGCGCAAGTCACGGAAGAAATCCCGGCGCGGGATACTTCGCCCGTGAAAGAGGTGTATGCCTCTGACGGATATGATGCCGACCTTTTCGGCGGCGTTCGGTTTGACACCACGGCGGATCTCGTAATCCCCCCGTCCCTGATCGATCAGGTCATCGGTCAGGAACACGCAGTGGATGTTATCAGAAAAGCCGCCACTCAGCGCAGGCACGTCATGATGATCGGAAGTCCCGGTACCGGCAAGTCGATGCTTGCTAAGGCCATGTCCGAACTCCTCCCGAAAGAGGAAATGCAGGACATCCTGACGTACCCGAATCCTGAGGATAACAATAATCCGATCATCCGGGTGGTTCCTGCAGGAAGAGGAAAAGAGATCGTCGCGGCCCACAAAGAAGAGGCCCGCAAACGTGCCTCCTCGAAGAACACGATGCTTCTCATCCTCGTCATTGGTATTCTTGGGATCGCTCTGATTTCAGGCCAGCTTCTGATGGGTATCGTCGCCGTGGCCTTTATCTTCATGGCATTTCGTTCATTCATGCCCAAAGAAACTGCGATGGTTCCAAAACTCATCGTCTCCAACAAACCAGACTCGACCGCACCTTTCGTGGACGGGACCGGATCCCACGCCGGAGCACTGCTCGGAGACGTTCGCCACGACCCGTTCCAGTCGGGAGGTCTCGAGACCCCTGCCCACGACCGTGTAGAGGCCGGAGCAATTCACCGGGCACACAAGGGTGTTTTGTTCATTGATGAAATGAACACCCTTGAACTCTCTTCCCAACAGAGTCTGTTGACGGCACTTCAGGAAGGCGAGTTCCCGATCACCGGTCAGTCCGAGCGTTCATCTGGAGCCATGGTCAGAACCGAACCGGTTCCATGCCGGTTCCTGATGATCGCAGCAGGAAATCTCGATGCTGTCCAGCATATGCACCCTGCACTTAGGAGCCGTATTCGCGGATACGGATACGAGGTCTACATGAGCGAGACCATGAATGATACGCCTGAAAACCGGGCAAAGCTCGTCAGGTTCGTAGCTCAGGAAGTTAAAAACGATGGTAAGATCCCGCATTACGACCCATCGGCGGTATCCGAGATCCTTCGCGAGGCAAAACGCCGGTCCGGCAGAAAAGGCCACCTGACAGTGAAGCTGAGAGATCTCGGCGGTCTTGTCCGTGTCGCCGGTGATCTCGCCATTCAGGAAGGGTCCCCGGTCACATCGGTCCATCATGTTGTCTCGGCAAAACAGATCGCAAGATCCGTTGAGGATCAGATATCCGACGAGTACATCCGTCGGACCCGGGATTATGATCTGACGATCGTTTCCGGCAATCTTGTCGGAAGGGTGAACGGACTTGCCGTTGTCGGCAACGATGCAGGATCGGTCCTTCCGATCACAGCCGAGGTTACCCCCTCGCAGGGCGCAGGGATGGTTATTGCGACCGGTCTTTTGAAAGAAATCGCCCAGGAGTCAATCAAGAACGTGAGCGCCTTAATCAAGAAGTTCTCCGGAACTGACATCCGCAAAGTCGATATCCATGTCCAGTTCATTGGAACATACAATGGGGTAGAGGGAGATTCGGCATCCGTGACCGTCGCGACGGCGGTAATTAGTGCGCTTGAAGACATTCCGGTCCGGCAGGATGTGGCGATGACCGGATCCCTGTCGGTAAGAGGAGATGTTCTTCCGATCGGCGGTGTCACCTACAAGATCGAGGCAGCCGCAAAAGCCGGGATCCGCACGATCATTATCCCGCAGTCGAACCTTGCCGATGTTCTTATCGAAGAGCGGTATTCCGATATGGTTTCCATCATTCCGGTGACCAGAATCGAAGAAGTGCTCAGATATGCACTCGTTCCCGAGGACAAGGAGGCATTCGAACAGAAACTCCTCCAGATCGGCAAACATATGGATATCCCGAAAATGCCGATGCCCGCCGACAACGTTGCAGCGTGA
- the glmM gene encoding phosphoglucosamine mutase translates to MAFEKREKKYFGTNGVRGVTGVDMTPVFALSVAEAFGTMLGEGKKVGVGRDTRTSGPALSSAVRSGLMACGCDVVDFDVIPTPGLQYLVLDHKLDGGVMITASHNPPEYNGIKIIEADGTEMGDERTLELEELMIQNGSVVSAWDKVGECTEEPEARKLYIDSIVAQFPKDCGKGITVVVDPGNGPAAATTPEILRRLGCNVHTINAEFNGLFPGRLPEPSPEGLANLSALVQATGAAFGVAHDGDADRAIFVDENGTFMDGNITFALLASYFCEKNPGGTIVTPVSTSGIVEEVGKKYNCTTTYTVVGSIYVARTMRELIANGENVVIGGEGNGGIIYPKHQFCRDGGMSAATMLGFVAGKTEPLSKLIAELPSFTMYQEKRKTAQAKEIVIHMKTYFADCPIDDRDGMRITRGGAWALIRPSGTEPLVRVFAESQDPAEAKTLLDEIFAEIKPYLE, encoded by the coding sequence ATGGCATTCGAAAAACGCGAGAAGAAATACTTTGGTACAAACGGTGTCCGCGGAGTGACCGGAGTCGATATGACCCCGGTATTTGCTCTCAGTGTCGCCGAGGCATTCGGAACAATGCTCGGCGAAGGCAAAAAGGTGGGGGTCGGCCGCGACACCAGAACCTCGGGACCTGCGCTGAGTTCTGCGGTCCGCTCAGGGCTTATGGCATGCGGATGCGACGTTGTCGACTTCGATGTGATCCCGACACCGGGCCTCCAGTACCTCGTTCTTGATCACAAACTTGACGGCGGTGTCATGATCACCGCATCCCACAACCCGCCCGAGTACAACGGCATAAAAATCATCGAAGCTGACGGAACCGAGATGGGAGACGAACGAACACTCGAACTCGAAGAGCTCATGATCCAAAACGGCTCGGTCGTCTCCGCCTGGGACAAAGTCGGTGAATGCACGGAAGAACCAGAGGCACGTAAACTCTATATCGATTCAATCGTCGCACAGTTCCCAAAAGACTGCGGCAAAGGGATAACGGTCGTTGTCGATCCGGGAAACGGTCCGGCAGCCGCTACGACCCCCGAAATCCTGCGCAGACTTGGATGTAATGTTCACACCATCAATGCCGAGTTCAACGGACTCTTCCCGGGCAGACTTCCCGAACCGAGTCCTGAAGGACTTGCAAATCTCTCAGCCCTGGTCCAGGCAACCGGCGCAGCATTCGGAGTGGCGCACGACGGGGATGCGGATCGGGCGATCTTCGTTGATGAAAACGGGACTTTCATGGACGGAAACATCACGTTTGCCCTGCTCGCCTCCTACTTCTGCGAGAAAAACCCAGGAGGTACGATCGTAACTCCGGTCAGCACATCCGGCATCGTCGAAGAAGTCGGGAAAAAATACAACTGCACGACCACCTACACGGTTGTCGGGAGCATCTACGTGGCACGGACCATGCGCGAACTCATCGCAAACGGAGAAAATGTCGTCATCGGCGGGGAAGGAAACGGCGGGATCATTTATCCAAAGCACCAGTTCTGCAGAGACGGCGGAATGAGCGCTGCAACGATGCTCGGATTTGTTGCCGGAAAGACCGAGCCGCTTTCAAAACTCATCGCAGAACTTCCGTCATTCACCATGTATCAGGAAAAACGAAAAACCGCACAGGCAAAAGAGATCGTAATCCATATGAAAACCTATTTTGCGGACTGCCCGATCGACGACCGTGATGGGATGCGGATAACACGCGGCGGGGCATGGGCCTTGATCAGACCATCCGGAACGGAACCGCTGGTCAGGGTCTTTGCCGAGTCACAGGATCCGGCAGAAGCGAAAACCCTGCTCGATGAAATTTTTGCCGAGATAAAACCCTATCTCGAATAA
- a CDS encoding TldD/PmbA family protein: MSELDIDRILSYGGKNADEVEVFMLDYTDISLEQREMAVSSVFEHAGKSIYIRVVKDNRIGISGTSDATRWKDCFDVAMSSAKLSEPVPGWTGFPAKSMLPDGRDPFDPKISVMPDLAAEYLERMNAGAAKHPEARVVTGGVSLSTGTAVIANSNGVHYTRQISGISLGMDAICENSTGYDYDSSPFLDRINPEKIGEETTFWATASRNGADVETKKYDVVFSEHVVASLILDLFIEAVNGKNVLSGKSVFAGKLGEDVMHPSVSISDVPMDPAGSAWKRFDSEGTVTSDLSIVQNGVLSAFMYDVKTASQAKTVSTGHAHRAGNGATYIHPHCLRIEAPVSDVMDKPCLFVREVIGAHTANSLTGEFSVEVANAFFAESGKFVRPVKKAMISGNVFDILRSGVNISSETKTFEGAVVPKMRIDSMQVIG, from the coding sequence ATGTCTGAGCTCGACATTGACCGGATTCTCTCCTACGGCGGGAAAAATGCCGATGAGGTGGAGGTGTTCATGCTCGATTACACCGACATTTCCCTTGAACAGCGGGAGATGGCCGTCTCTTCGGTTTTCGAACATGCTGGCAAATCCATCTATATCAGGGTAGTAAAGGATAACCGCATTGGAATATCCGGCACCTCCGATGCGACGCGTTGGAAGGACTGCTTTGACGTGGCTATGTCTTCGGCCAAACTTTCAGAACCGGTTCCCGGATGGACCGGTTTCCCGGCAAAATCCATGCTGCCGGACGGCCGCGATCCATTCGATCCAAAGATCTCTGTTATGCCGGATCTGGCTGCCGAATATCTGGAACGGATGAATGCCGGAGCCGCCAAACACCCCGAGGCACGCGTGGTCACCGGTGGTGTTTCCCTTTCGACAGGAACGGCGGTCATCGCCAACTCGAACGGTGTTCATTACACGCGTCAGATTTCCGGTATTTCTCTTGGGATGGATGCCATCTGCGAAAACTCGACCGGGTATGACTATGACTCAAGTCCGTTTTTAGACCGAATCAATCCGGAAAAGATTGGTGAAGAAACCACATTCTGGGCGACAGCCTCCCGAAACGGCGCGGATGTCGAGACAAAGAAATATGACGTCGTCTTCTCCGAACATGTGGTGGCATCGCTTATTCTCGATCTCTTTATCGAGGCCGTGAATGGAAAGAACGTTCTTTCCGGAAAATCGGTTTTTGCCGGCAAACTGGGTGAAGATGTTATGCACCCATCGGTCTCGATCTCGGACGTTCCCATGGATCCGGCCGGTTCTGCATGGAAGCGGTTCGACTCTGAAGGAACGGTAACCTCCGACCTTTCGATCGTTCAAAACGGCGTGCTCTCTGCATTTATGTACGATGTAAAAACCGCATCTCAGGCAAAAACGGTCTCGACGGGACATGCCCACCGTGCCGGAAACGGGGCGACCTATATCCACCCACACTGTCTTCGGATCGAAGCCCCCGTATCCGATGTCATGGACAAACCGTGTCTATTTGTTCGCGAGGTTATAGGAGCGCATACGGCAAACTCCCTCACCGGCGAATTTTCGGTTGAAGTGGCCAATGCATTCTTTGCCGAGTCCGGGAAATTTGTCCGTCCGGTGAAAAAAGCGATGATCTCAGGGAACGTCTTCGATATTCTCAGAAGCGGTGTGAACATCTCTTCTGAAACTAAGACGTTTGAAGGTGCAGTTGTTCCGAAGATGCGCATAGATAGTATGCAGGTAATTGGATAG
- a CDS encoding TldD/PmbA family protein: MEKIRYYDIRYVRGTVTSIQTENRVIENAGSSFYGKALFRVLGENGWGYYCASSIDMDDKKSKDACIQKAAASARLAGVHTDIADVPLGSPRSWVCSAKEQAETPLEEKAAQLLLLEGSAKIPEICSTSARYSEQYQDVIFEDCNDYSATSSVCRTLFTISAVANRGADMQMNYEQEAVVGPLSLKEYIPYGEKCAKRAVELLDASVVSGGRMPAVLDPAIGGVFAHEAVGHASEGDAVRDGVSVLAGKLGEQVGSSLVTIIDDPSMHGYGYEPFDAEGVACGPTELIKNGVMHKYMHSRETLAAVGLETGDAGHARAEPGMQPLVRMSNTYIKEGDASYDEIIAECRKGVLLIGSRGGQVDPGRGAFQFNAKYGYLIENGETGKMIRDVSLSGDILSVLHNIALCGKERKMSSGMCGKGQSVPVSDGAPHVYLTEALVGGGGNV, from the coding sequence ATGGAAAAAATACGATACTACGACATTCGGTATGTTCGGGGGACAGTTACATCCATCCAGACGGAAAACCGTGTGATCGAAAATGCCGGCTCTTCTTTTTATGGTAAAGCTCTCTTCAGGGTCTTAGGCGAAAATGGCTGGGGATACTACTGCGCTTCATCCATCGATATGGACGATAAAAAATCGAAAGATGCCTGCATCCAGAAAGCCGCAGCCTCGGCACGTCTTGCCGGCGTCCATACCGACATCGCCGATGTGCCGCTTGGATCCCCGCGTTCCTGGGTATGTTCTGCAAAGGAGCAGGCAGAAACTCCTCTTGAGGAGAAAGCCGCGCAGCTTCTTCTTCTCGAAGGATCCGCAAAAATACCGGAGATCTGCAGCACCTCGGCACGATACTCCGAACAGTATCAGGACGTCATCTTTGAAGACTGTAATGATTACTCGGCAACCTCTTCGGTCTGCCGCACGCTCTTCACCATCTCGGCGGTTGCAAACCGCGGAGCCGACATGCAGATGAACTACGAGCAGGAGGCGGTGGTTGGCCCCCTCTCGTTAAAAGAGTATATTCCCTACGGCGAGAAGTGTGCGAAACGCGCAGTTGAACTTCTGGACGCATCCGTCGTTTCCGGCGGACGCATGCCTGCCGTCCTGGATCCGGCGATCGGCGGCGTATTTGCTCACGAAGCGGTCGGTCATGCAAGCGAAGGAGACGCCGTAAGAGATGGCGTTTCCGTTCTTGCCGGCAAACTGGGTGAGCAGGTCGGCTCGTCTCTCGTCACCATCATCGATGATCCTTCCATGCACGGATACGGGTACGAACCCTTCGACGCTGAAGGTGTTGCCTGCGGACCGACAGAACTGATCAAAAACGGGGTCATGCACAAATATATGCATTCCCGCGAGACCCTGGCCGCCGTTGGTCTGGAGACCGGTGACGCGGGTCATGCCAGAGCCGAACCTGGAATGCAGCCTCTGGTTCGTATGAGTAATACCTACATCAAAGAAGGCGATGCCTCGTATGACGAGATCATCGCCGAATGCAGAAAAGGCGTTCTTCTGATCGGTTCAAGGGGTGGACAGGTCGATCCGGGCCGCGGGGCCTTCCAGTTCAATGCAAAGTATGGATATCTGATCGAAAATGGAGAAACTGGAAAAATGATTCGTGACGTCTCCCTCTCAGGGGATATTCTCTCGGTGCTGCACAACATCGCTTTGTGCGGCAAAGAACGGAAAATGTCTTCGGGAATGTGCGGCAAAGGTCAGTCGGTTCCGGTATCTGACGGAGCTCCCCATGTATATCTGACCGAGGCTTTAGTTGGAGGCGGCGGAAATGTCTGA
- a CDS encoding GHMP family kinase ATP-binding protein, with the protein MAILKIRGGDLDLVEYDFTSFRPGEHIYTDIPVVKAPIPQKGSFNVTVPSRIHLSVLDMNRFSPGMPGGGGLGFALQIYSNATVSCTSGDNVIDSPRILLIEHLVAAFKAVTGYAGGFIIQTQDHGKEHVGLGSTCTIASAVVAAMNEATGCPLTNDTIRRLIGHNYVEETNEPGMIAFGFETGVGAATSIYGGMNILGDQLTHVYQHPFAEDKNVFIITPNIHAEDDNAGLEEFSLLMNRARTLDYRDRELKAYMIMMDMIPAIEKGDLIKMGDIMWEIEFRGSKRAEVQHHTFIIYQHMNALRQAGLEFVAMSSVGPSICVVTAKTEQEMKPILDSLGLEISVSTKVDNTGMKITQN; encoded by the coding sequence ATGGCAATCCTGAAAATAAGGGGAGGGGATCTCGACCTCGTCGAGTATGACTTCACCTCCTTTCGTCCCGGAGAACACATTTACACAGACATTCCTGTCGTAAAAGCTCCAATTCCGCAAAAAGGATCATTCAATGTCACCGTACCATCGCGTATCCACCTTTCTGTTCTGGATATGAACCGTTTCTCTCCGGGCATGCCTGGAGGGGGGGGACTCGGATTCGCTTTACAGATCTACAGCAATGCGACCGTGTCCTGTACGTCTGGAGACAACGTCATTGACTCCCCGCGTATTCTTTTGATCGAGCATCTGGTTGCCGCATTCAAAGCGGTTACCGGCTATGCTGGAGGCTTCATCATCCAGACTCAGGATCACGGCAAAGAACACGTAGGTCTCGGCTCCACCTGTACAATTGCTTCGGCGGTCGTTGCTGCAATGAATGAAGCAACGGGATGCCCGCTAACTAATGATACCATCCGCCGACTTATCGGCCACAACTATGTTGAAGAGACCAATGAGCCGGGAATGATCGCATTCGGCTTTGAAACGGGTGTCGGTGCGGCAACATCGATATACGGCGGCATGAACATCCTCGGCGATCAGCTGACTCATGTATACCAGCACCCGTTCGCTGAAGACAAAAACGTCTTCATCATCACGCCGAACATTCATGCCGAGGACGACAATGCGGGTCTGGAAGAGTTCTCTCTTCTCATGAACCGGGCACGGACCCTTGACTACCGTGATCGGGAACTCAAAGCCTACATGATTATGATGGATATGATCCCCGCGATCGAAAAAGGCGATCTTATCAAAATGGGAGATATCATGTGGGAGATCGAGTTCCGCGGTTCGAAACGTGCCGAGGTCCAGCATCACACATTTATTATATATCAGCACATGAATGCCCTCAGGCAGGCCGGACTCGAGTTCGTGGCAATGAGTTCGGTCGGTCCCTCGATCTGTGTGGTCACCGCAAAAACCGAGCAGGAGATGAAACCGATCCTTGATTCTCTCGGCCTGGAGATCTCCGTCAGCACGAAAGTCGACAACACCGGGATGAAAATCACGCAAAATTAA
- the xerA gene encoding site-specific tyrosine recombinase/integron integrase, whose translation MAPPKRTFSIWIPRYLSNLQTKNYAENTIEAYGRILKLFATYETYLKENDGSVPTSSEELNNFGMGAEIDTNSYEIGDFFTLLRNERQLSPASLRQYDSALSSFYGYLINQDITEANPMTKVDRPKIKDRELKYLKHNEVVAFINSIENPRNALLIRTIYATGMRISEICGLLAEHIDFEEETIRVRGKGGKIRIVFCDSDTLNKIREHLNGKKSGPVFEGRNGNAISPRTVQHIFNIYAPPGITPHKIRHSYASELYKRSHNLRVVQENLGHNSIQTTEIYIHTDIDERRKAYRSYFPLANGE comes from the coding sequence ATGGCACCCCCAAAACGAACCTTCAGCATCTGGATTCCGAGATACCTCAGCAATCTGCAGACGAAGAATTATGCAGAAAATACCATCGAGGCATACGGGAGGATCCTGAAACTTTTTGCAACATACGAAACCTACCTGAAAGAAAACGACGGAAGCGTGCCGACATCCAGCGAAGAGCTGAATAATTTCGGCATGGGAGCTGAAATCGACACGAACTCCTATGAAATCGGGGATTTTTTTACCCTTCTACGAAATGAACGGCAGTTAAGCCCGGCGAGTCTGCGCCAATACGACTCTGCTCTCAGCTCATTTTACGGATATCTGATCAATCAGGACATCACAGAAGCAAATCCCATGACCAAAGTAGACCGACCGAAAATCAAGGACCGGGAACTCAAATACCTAAAGCACAATGAAGTGGTGGCGTTCATCAACTCGATAGAAAATCCGAGAAATGCCCTTCTCATCCGAACGATCTACGCCACCGGAATGCGTATCTCCGAGATATGCGGGCTTCTTGCAGAACACATCGACTTCGAAGAAGAAACGATTCGCGTTAGGGGAAAAGGTGGAAAGATCCGCATCGTATTTTGCGATTCAGACACGCTGAACAAAATCCGCGAGCATCTGAACGGCAAAAAAAGCGGCCCGGTTTTCGAAGGACGAAACGGGAACGCCATCTCCCCCAGAACCGTTCAGCATATTTTCAACATCTACGCACCTCCGGGAATTACTCCCCATAAAATCCGGCATAGTTATGCCAGCGAACTCTACAAACGTTCGCACAATCTCCGTGTAGTCCAGGAAAATCTCGGACACAACTCCATCCAGACAACAGAAATCTACATCCATACCGACATCGACGAGCGTAGAAAGGCGTACCGCAGCTACTTCCCGCTGGCAAACGGCGAATAA
- a CDS encoding RAD55 family ATPase has product MPDDHTMMRVPTYITSVDKILGGGVPIGSTILLITEPGAGGPEFLFTSLVNYCREVKGDLPLTKNSNRPDAIYYITPKTSRIQFVNMMKQQFSFLNNIDFEGELLDKCVFHMDVGDVYFARSIVPLSWYSQKTLSEHLMDLPPYDDYGGLAYLAGMVETAPENSMVYIDSLTPYLPYFSDQDKWRNLIFLIYGLSRAAKKRNITFIILLTAGILPASKEISLGNSFDAIIRLVWQKSQESMSRQRQMYIEKFASVLPLLSSRDIATYNVSIAPETGFEISNLRRVA; this is encoded by the coding sequence ATGCCAGACGATCATACAATGATGCGTGTTCCGACGTACATCACCTCAGTCGATAAAATTCTTGGCGGCGGCGTTCCGATCGGGTCAACGATATTACTTATCACCGAGCCCGGTGCGGGAGGACCTGAATTCCTCTTCACCTCCTTGGTAAATTACTGCAGGGAGGTTAAAGGCGATCTCCCTTTGACGAAAAATTCCAATCGGCCTGATGCAATATATTATATTACACCAAAAACATCCCGGATTCAGTTTGTCAATATGATGAAGCAGCAGTTCAGTTTCCTGAATAATATTGATTTCGAAGGGGAACTGCTGGATAAATGTGTTTTTCATATGGATGTGGGTGATGTTTATTTTGCGAGATCCATCGTTCCGCTTTCCTGGTATTCACAGAAGACGCTTTCGGAGCATCTCATGGATCTGCCGCCGTACGATGATTACGGCGGTCTTGCCTATCTCGCAGGGATGGTGGAGACTGCCCCTGAGAATTCAATGGTGTATATCGATTCACTGACGCCGTATCTCCCGTACTTTAGCGATCAGGACAAATGGCGAAATCTGATCTTTCTGATATATGGTCTCTCCCGTGCGGCAAAAAAACGGAACATCACGTTCATAATATTACTGACTGCTGGGATTCTCCCTGCGAGCAAGGAAATATCCCTCGGCAATTCATTTGATGCGATCATTCGTCTCGTGTGGCAGAAAAGTCAGGAATCAATGTCAAGGCAGCGGCAGATGTACATCGAAAAGTTTGCCAGCGTTCTTCCTCTTCTTTCATCAAGGGATATTGCCACCTATAACGTTTCGATAGCCCCGGAAACCGGTTTTGAGATATCCAATCTCAGGAGAGTGGCATAA